From a single Camelus bactrianus isolate YW-2024 breed Bactrian camel chromosome 11, ASM4877302v1, whole genome shotgun sequence genomic region:
- the CTBP2 gene encoding C-terminal-binding protein 2 isoform X3, translated as MFDYESLPCSRPLTQANLKGIRPQIMNGPLHPRPLVALLDGRDCTVEMPILKDLATVAFCDAQSTQEIHEKVLNEAVGAMMYHTITLTREDLEKFKALRVIVRIGSGYDNVDIKAAGELGIAVCNIPSAAVEETADSTICHILNLYRRNTWLYQALREGTRVQSVEQIREVASGAARIRGETLGLIGFGRTGQAVAVRAKAFGFSVIFYDPYLQDGIERSLGVQRVYTLQDLLYQSDCVSLHCNLNEHNHHLINDFTIKQMRQGAFLVNAARGGLVDEKALAQALKEGRIRGAALDVHESEPFSFAQGPLKDAPNLICTPHTAWYSEQASLEMREAAATEIRRAITGRIPESLRNCVNKEFFVTTAPWSVIDQQAIHPELNGATYRYPPGIVGVAPGGLPAAMEGIIPGGIPVTHNLPTVAHPSQAPSPNQPTKHGDNREHPNEQ; from the exons GTATCCGCCCCCAGATCATGAAcggccccctgcacccccgcccCCTGGTGGCGCTGCTCGACGGCAGAGACTGCACCGTAGAGATGCCGATCCTGAAGGACCTGGCCACCGTGGCCTTCTGTGACGCACAGTCCACCCAGGAGATCCACGAGAAG GTTTTAAACGAGGCTGTCGGCGCCATGATGTACCACACCATCACCCTCACCAGGGAGGACCTGGAGAAGTTCAAGGCCTTGAGAGTAATCGTGCGGATAGGCAGCGGCTACGACAACGTGGACATCAAGGCGGCAGGCGAGCTCG GGATCGCCGTGTGCAACATCCCGTCCGCAGCAGTGGAGGAGACGGCCGACTCCACCATCTGCCACATCCTCAATCTCTACCGGCGGAACACGTGGCTGTACCAGGCGCTGCGGGAAGGCACGCGGGTACAGAGCGTCGAGCAGATCCGGGAGGTGGCGTCGGGAGCAGCCCGCATCCGTGGGGAGACGCTGGGCCTCATTGGCTTCG GTCGCACGGGGCAGGCGGTCGCTGTTCGAGCCAAGGCCTTCGGATTCAGCGTCATATTTTATGACCCCTACTTGCAGGACGGGATAGAGCGGTCCCTGGGCGTCCAGAGGGTCTACACCCTGCAGGACTTACTGTATCAGAGCGACTGCGTCTCCTTGCACTGCAATCTCAACGAACATAACCACCACCTCATCAACGACTTTACCATAAAGCAG ATGAGGCAAGGAGCATTTCTAGTGAACGCGGCCCGCGGCGGACTGGTGGACGAGAAAGCCTTAGCCCAAGCCCTCAAGGAAGGCCGGATACGAGGGGCGGCCCTCGACGTGCACGAGTCGGAGCCTTTCAG CTTTGCTCAGGGTCCCTTGAAAGATGCACCGAATCTCATTTGTACGCCCCACACGGCCTGGTATAGTGAGCAAGCCTCCCTGGAGATGAGGGAGGCCGCTGCCACGGAGATCCGCCGGGCAATCACAG GTCGCATCCCAGAAAGCTTAAGAAACTGTGTGAACAAGGAATTCTTCGTCACAACAGCTCCCTGGTCAGTAATAGATCAGCAAGCAATCCATCCAGAGCTCAATGGTGCCACGTACAG ATACCCGCCAGGCATTGTGGGCGTGGCTCCGGGAGGACTTCCTGCAGCCATGGAAGGGATCATTCCCGGAGGCATCCCGGTGACCCACAACCTCCCCACAGTGGCACATCCTTCCCAAGCTCCCTCTCCCAACCAGCCCACAAAACACGGGGACAATCGAGAGCACCCCAACGAGCAATAG
- the ZRANB1 gene encoding ubiquitin thioesterase ZRANB1 isoform X3, with protein MLAILLTEVSQQAAKCIPAMVCPELTEQIRREIAASLHQRKGDFACYFLTDLVTFTLPADIEDLPPSVQEKLFDEVLDRDVQKELEEESPIINWSLELATRLDSRLYALWNRTAGDCLLDSVLQATWGIYDKDSVLRKALHDSLHDCSHWFYTRWKDWESWYSQSFGLHFSLREEQWQEDWAFILSLASQPGASLEQTHIFVLAHILRRPIIVYGVKYYKSFRGETLGYTRFQGVYLPLLWEQSFCWKSPIALGYTRGHFSALVAMENDGYGNRGAGANLNTDDDVTITFLPLVDSERKLLHVHFLSAQELGNEEQQEKLLREWLDCCVTEGGVLVAMQKSSRRRNHPLVTQMVEKWLDRYRQIRPCTSLSDGEEDEDDEDE; from the exons ATGCTAGCAATATTGCTTACAGAG gTGTCTCAACAAGCTGCAAAGTGTATCCCGGCAATGGTGTGTCCTGAACTGACAGAGCAGATCCGGCGGGAGATAGCTGCCTCTCTCCATCAGAGAAAGGGCGATTTCGCTTGCTATTTTCTGACTGACCTTGTAACATTTACATTGCCAGCAG ATATTGAAGACTTGCCTCCATCAGtccaagaaaaattatttgatgaGGTGCTTGATAGAGATGTTCAAAAAG AGTTAGAAGAAGAATCTCCAATTATAAACTGGTCCTTGGAATTGGCTACACGTTTGGATAGTCGACTGTATGCACTTTGGAACCGGACTGCAGGAGACTGCTTACTTGATTCAGTACTACAAGCCACCTGGGGCATTTATGACAAGGACTCGGTGCTTCGGAAAGCCCTGCATGACAGCCTGCATGACTGTTCCCATTG GTTTTATACTCGTTGGAAAGATTGGGAATCCTGGTATTCTCAGAGCTTCGGTTTACATTTTTCCCTGAGAGAAGAGCAGTGGCAAGAAGACTGGGCATTTATACTCTCTCTTGCTAGTCAG CCTGGAGCAAGTTTGGAACAGACTCACATTTTTGTACTTGCACATATTCTTAGACGACCAATTATAGTTTATGGAGTGAAATATTATAAAAGTTTCCGGGGAGAAACTTTAGGATATACTCGGTTTCAAG gtGTTTATTTGCCTTTGTTGTGGGAACAGAGTTTTTGTTGGAAAAGTCCGATTGCTCTGGGCTATACAAGGGGCCACTTCTCTGCTTTGGTTGCCATGGAGAATGATGGCTATGGTAACCGAGGTGCTGGTGCTAACTTGAACACCGACGACGATGTCACCATCACGTTTCTGCCTCTGGTTGACAGTGAAAGGAAGTTACTCCACGTGCACTTCCTTTCTGCTCAGGAG CTAGGTAATGAGGAACAGCAAGAAAAACTGCTCAGGGAGTGGCTGGACTGCTGTGTGACTGAGGGGGGAGTTCTTGTTGCCATGCAGAAAAGCTCTCGGCGGCGAAATCACCCCTTGGTCACGCAAATGGTAGAAAAATGGCTTGACCGCTACCGACAGATCCGGCCTTGTACATCCCTGTCTGATGGAGAGGAAGATGAAGATGATgaagatgaatga
- the CTBP2 gene encoding C-terminal-binding protein 2 isoform X2: protein MALVDKHKVKRQRLDRICEGIRPQIMNGPLHPRPLVALLDGRDCTVEMPILKDLATVAFCDAQSTQEIHEKVLNEAVGAMMYHTITLTREDLEKFKALRVIVRIGSGYDNVDIKAAGELGIAVCNIPSAAVEETADSTICHILNLYRRNTWLYQALREGTRVQSVEQIREVASGAARIRGETLGLIGFGRTGQAVAVRAKAFGFSVIFYDPYLQDGIERSLGVQRVYTLQDLLYQSDCVSLHCNLNEHNHHLINDFTIKQMRQGAFLVNAARGGLVDEKALAQALKEGRIRGAALDVHESEPFSFAQGPLKDAPNLICTPHTAWYSEQASLEMREAAATEIRRAITGRIPESLRNCVNKEFFVTTAPWSVIDQQAIHPELNGATYRYPPGIVGVAPGGLPAAMEGIIPGGIPVTHNLPTVAHPSQAPSPNQPTKHGDNREHPNEQ, encoded by the exons GTATCCGCCCCCAGATCATGAAcggccccctgcacccccgcccCCTGGTGGCGCTGCTCGACGGCAGAGACTGCACCGTAGAGATGCCGATCCTGAAGGACCTGGCCACCGTGGCCTTCTGTGACGCACAGTCCACCCAGGAGATCCACGAGAAG GTTTTAAACGAGGCTGTCGGCGCCATGATGTACCACACCATCACCCTCACCAGGGAGGACCTGGAGAAGTTCAAGGCCTTGAGAGTAATCGTGCGGATAGGCAGCGGCTACGACAACGTGGACATCAAGGCGGCAGGCGAGCTCG GGATCGCCGTGTGCAACATCCCGTCCGCAGCAGTGGAGGAGACGGCCGACTCCACCATCTGCCACATCCTCAATCTCTACCGGCGGAACACGTGGCTGTACCAGGCGCTGCGGGAAGGCACGCGGGTACAGAGCGTCGAGCAGATCCGGGAGGTGGCGTCGGGAGCAGCCCGCATCCGTGGGGAGACGCTGGGCCTCATTGGCTTCG GTCGCACGGGGCAGGCGGTCGCTGTTCGAGCCAAGGCCTTCGGATTCAGCGTCATATTTTATGACCCCTACTTGCAGGACGGGATAGAGCGGTCCCTGGGCGTCCAGAGGGTCTACACCCTGCAGGACTTACTGTATCAGAGCGACTGCGTCTCCTTGCACTGCAATCTCAACGAACATAACCACCACCTCATCAACGACTTTACCATAAAGCAG ATGAGGCAAGGAGCATTTCTAGTGAACGCGGCCCGCGGCGGACTGGTGGACGAGAAAGCCTTAGCCCAAGCCCTCAAGGAAGGCCGGATACGAGGGGCGGCCCTCGACGTGCACGAGTCGGAGCCTTTCAG CTTTGCTCAGGGTCCCTTGAAAGATGCACCGAATCTCATTTGTACGCCCCACACGGCCTGGTATAGTGAGCAAGCCTCCCTGGAGATGAGGGAGGCCGCTGCCACGGAGATCCGCCGGGCAATCACAG GTCGCATCCCAGAAAGCTTAAGAAACTGTGTGAACAAGGAATTCTTCGTCACAACAGCTCCCTGGTCAGTAATAGATCAGCAAGCAATCCATCCAGAGCTCAATGGTGCCACGTACAG ATACCCGCCAGGCATTGTGGGCGTGGCTCCGGGAGGACTTCCTGCAGCCATGGAAGGGATCATTCCCGGAGGCATCCCGGTGACCCACAACCTCCCCACAGTGGCACATCCTTCCCAAGCTCCCTCTCCCAACCAGCCCACAAAACACGGGGACAATCGAGAGCACCCCAACGAGCAATAG